A stretch of the Lactuca sativa cultivar Salinas chromosome 9, Lsat_Salinas_v11, whole genome shotgun sequence genome encodes the following:
- the LOC111920267 gene encoding protein ALP1-like translates to MLFVVNEHQYNYGYYLGDEIYPEYATFVKSFSFPTDEKRQLFKLAQESARKDVEQAFGVLKQKWHIIKHPTWSWNREKLTKVLTACVILHNMIIEEEGRAICMYNPEDILNPPAVIQVGNPAYFTRLLEIQNSETHHNLRNDLTEHIWQRQFQQNGDNDDDGDDDEDDNDEHDE, encoded by the coding sequence ATGTTGTTTGTTGTGAATGAACATCAATATAATTACGGGTATTACCTTGGTGATGAGATATATCCAGAGTACGCTACGTTTGTCAAGTCGTTTTCATTTCCGACCGATGAAAAACGACAATTGTTCAAGTTAGCACAAGAATCGGCAAGGAAAGATGTGGAACAGGCGTTTGGGGTCCTCAAACAAAAGTGGCACATTATCAAACATCCGACATGGTCATGGAATAGGGAAAAATTGACGAAGGTGTTGACTGCTtgtgttattttacataacatgatAATTGAAGAAGAGGGTAGggctatttgtatgtataatccGGAAGATATTCTTAACCCACCTGCAGTAATACAAGTCGGCAACCCTGCATACTTCACACGACTTTTGGAAATACAAAATAGTGAAACACATCACAATTTACGTAATGATTTGACTGAGCATATATGGCAAAGGCAATTCCAGCAAAACGGTGACAATGACGACGATGGTGATGACGACGAGGATGACAATGACGAGCACGACGagtaa
- the LOC111920268 gene encoding uncharacterized protein LOC111920268: MNNFAGSIASSSSDDDSFDEDDLVLYTLLSAARNRVQQRGESTNTEKRRRISIVRDRMAAHELLVRDYFASDSLYDLSKFEDRFCISRNLFLHIARDLENNYEFFQLRWDARGKRGFSTLQKCTAALRQLAYDIAADASDKYLKMSERTGRECAYLFCEYVIELYGDIYLRHSTRNDIEQLYAAHEAKHGLLGMLGSIDCTHWEWANCPNAWRGQFTRGDHGIPTIILESVASHDLWIWHAFFGMAGSNNDLNVLGASPIFNDIL; the protein is encoded by the coding sequence ATGAATAATTTTGCGGGTTCGATTGCTTCTTCTTCATCCGATGATGATAGCTTTGATGAAGATGACTTGGTGTTGTACACGTTGTTGTCTGCGGCACGCAATAGGGTGCAACAAAGAGGCGAAAGTACAAATACCGAGAAGAGGCGTAGAATTTCGATAGTTCGGGATCGTATGGCGGCACACGAGCTTTTGGTACGTGATTACTTTGCCTCTGATAGTTTGTATGACCTATCAAAATTTGAAGACCGGTTTTGTATTAGTAGAAATTTATTTTTACATATTGCTAGAGATTTGGAAAACAATTATGAGTTTTTCCAATTGAGATGGGATGCAAGAGGTAAACGTGGGTTTAGTACCCTACAAAAATGCACAGCAGCCCTTAGACAATTGGCATACGACATAGCAGCAGATGCTTCAGATAAGTATCTGAAAATGTCTGAGAGGACTGGACGAGAATGTGCTTATCTTTTTTGTGAGTATGTCATAGAGCTTTATGGTGACATCTATTTGCGGCATTCAACTAGAAATGATATCGAACAATTGTATGCCGCACATGAAGCTAAACATGGCTTACTAGGAATGCTTGGCAgcattgattgtacacattgggaGTGGGCAAATTGTCCCAATGCATGGCGAGGTCAATTCACACGAGGTGATCATGGCATCCCGACTATTATACTCGAGTCCGTTGCATCACATGACCTATGGATTTGGCATGCATTCTTTGGTATGGCGGGGTCAAACAACGACCTGAATGTGCTTGGAGCCTCTCCGATATTTAATGATATTTTGTAG